The following coding sequences are from one Arcobacter nitrofigilis DSM 7299 window:
- a CDS encoding chemotaxis protein CheV has protein sequence MSGMNSVEQMTQGHLRNVQQLAVFYTGKNNIYAINIAKVKAFVITEEVTINDTPSDTDIIAGIATIRGEPVTLIKLDAWLGNKTLELADYKLIIYCEFNHKKVGFLIKDMLDIVEKTTDELRHSEETNSKITYTTYVKVHDKDELCTVFNAEQLLKDLGWVNDGDDVMNKYIEAPFTSKKLVLAAEDSNVAREVLRKFFKKANLKYEIYNNGADLLDRIREINPEEVGLVITDIEMPETDGFQVAQFIKSSNKYANIPVIVNSSMTTDAVKNKMKQIGVDGFIGKTDIQALYTTSREFLN, from the coding sequence ATGAGTGGTATGAATAGTGTTGAGCAAATGACTCAAGGGCATCTTAGAAATGTGCAACAATTAGCTGTATTTTATACTGGTAAAAATAATATTTATGCAATTAACATCGCAAAAGTAAAAGCTTTTGTAATAACTGAAGAAGTAACAATAAATGATACTCCATCTGATACTGATATCATAGCAGGTATTGCAACTATTAGAGGGGAACCAGTTACTTTAATAAAACTTGACGCATGGTTAGGTAATAAAACACTTGAATTAGCTGATTATAAATTAATCATTTACTGTGAATTTAACCATAAAAAAGTTGGTTTTTTAATTAAAGACATGCTTGATATAGTTGAAAAAACTACTGATGAGTTAAGACATTCAGAAGAAACAAATTCAAAAATTACATATACAACGTATGTGAAAGTACATGATAAAGATGAATTATGTACAGTATTTAATGCAGAGCAATTATTAAAAGACCTTGGTTGGGTAAATGATGGTGATGATGTTATGAATAAATATATTGAAGCTCCATTTACTAGTAAAAAACTTGTTTTAGCTGCAGAAGATTCAAATGTTGCAAGAGAAGTTTTAAGAAAATTTTTCAAAAAAGCAAATTTAAAATATGAAATTTACAATAATGGTGCAGATTTATTAGATAGAATTAGAGAAATTAATCCAGAAGAAGTTGGTTTAGTAATTACTGATATTGAAATGCCAGAAACTGATGGATTCCAAGTTGCACAATTTATAAAATCAAGTAACAAATATGCTAATATCCCTGTAATTGTTAACTCATCTATGACAACAGATGCTGTAAAAAATAAAATGAAACAAATTGGTGTTGATGGATTTATTGGTAAAACTGATATCCAAGCACTATATACGACATCTAGAGAATTCTTAAACTAA